CAACCAACAAGCACGCCAAATGGGATACAAAGCCATACCACGTCATCGCCCAATTTACTGAATTCGGCAACAATACCGAAAGGCAGTAAAAAGACGAAGATGCTTACAAAAACCAAACTAAAGCTGCCGTACTGTCTCGGAAAAGGGAACTTTTTGATACGCTCGGCTTTGCCCTGTTCGTCATAAAAACTATTTAATACCCGTTGTAATTCAATATGTTGCATCATGTTTACACAGCCATTTCTATAAAGTTTGGCCAAATCCTCGGTCTGTCTGTCGATGAGGTGCGTAGCTTTATTGGCTAAACCTTCATACGATGCTAACTCCTCACTCTCGAGGTAGGGCCTGGTGGAAAGTTCTTCCAGTTCTTTTCGGTATGCCGTCCACAACCTGTCCCTTCGTTTACGGTTATAAGAACCGAAAAGCCAGCGTAAATTAACGTGTTCCCATTCTGTAGGTACCAGAAGCTGTTCCCTTAAGGTATACAGGTAGGCGATATGCCTATATAACATGCGTTTCTTTAGCTGCTGAAGCGTTTGCTGATCGATCGTATCACTTGCCACGAAATGTTTGACCATTGTGGCCAACATTCTACTGTTGTTGATGATGGCACCCCATATTTTCCGGCTTTCCCAAAGACGGTCATAAGACTGATTGTTCTTGAAGCCCACATAAAAGGCCACAGCAGTACCGATGACCGACATAGGTAACCAAGGAATCGTGATCCATTTCCAATGTGTATAGTGATATAGCACGGTTATTAAAGACATCCAGGCAGCAAGCCACCACAAATGGTGACCGCCGAATTCGTAAATTGCTTTGAGGTTAAGGGTCTTTCTGACGATCATAACGGTTGTTGGAAAAGCCTAAAATTAGTTAAATTACGTATAAAGGTAGGAATTGCTCGGAAGATATGCCCACAGCAATTTTTAATTTTTTTGAAGTATCAACAGATAGGTCAAGTCAAACCTGGATAATGTAACTTGTAATTTTTTTTATTTTGCTTGACCCTGCTGAAGTAAATTCATAATGATCGGCAAAAGCAAATGTCTTTTTCTGGAATACGAATGAACCATTACTTGCTGCAAATTTACCATGACTTATTAACTGTGCTATGGTAAATTCCCGTAGTTCTTCATTTTCAGCCGTTTTTATGTGATTTAACACCTGATCTATTCCCGTGACTACTTCTGCCCCCACAATATCTAAAATTATATCTGGAGCAAGGTGATTTTGAATGAAGTCGATATCTTTCTTTATAAAAGCGATGCGCAGATCACGTATTAACCGCCTTTTTGGTGCCTTATCACAATCTTTTGGAACATGGATGTTAACGGGCATAGCATAGTTTTTTATAATGAGGCCAATAAGTATATCGGCCTTTAGAAACATTCGTTAAGCTAAATTAACAAATGTTATTGGAGTTTGCGCAAAAGACAGTTCCCTCGCACTAAACCCGGATAGCCTATGGCATCAGCTAACGCAAATATTTACTAATACTTTATATATTATTTTTAATAAGCTCATGGTAAATTACTTTTCCTGTATTACCATCCCGGGTTCTGCGTAAGGTTTTCATTGAGATAGCGCTCGTTTTGTGGGATCGGCCACAGGTAATGTCTGCTAACGAAATTCCGTTCCACCGCTACCACACGCACTGTGACGGCTTCTCCGCTGTTATTAACATAGGTCATACCATAAACGGGCCCCGGTAATACTTGCTCTGCGCTTTTCCAACGCCTGATGTCAAATAGGTGTAGCCCTTCGAAAGCTAATTCAATCGTACGTTCCCGTCGAATTATTTCACGCAGATCGTCAGTATTTCTGGTCGTAACCGACGGTTGTTTAACATCTGTTCGGCCATTACGTAACTGATTCAGTGCTTGGTAAAGTGTTTCATCAAGTTGTCCCAACTCCAATTTTGCTTCAGCGAGTGTAAGAAGAACTTCCGCATAACGAATAAGCATGAGCGGAATACCACTATTTCCAGGGTTGGCGAAGTCTTCCTGTACTACGTACTTCTTGACGTTAAACCCGGTGGTAGAGGCAATATAGGTACCACCAATGGCATCTGCAGTGCCGCTGTTTGGTGCAGGGTTAAAGGTAGCATTGCTAGGAAGCTGATCGCCCTTGGTATACACGCTAAATTTCAGTCGGTTATCTCTATTATTTGTTGGTTCTAAAGGATTGTAGTTTGGATTGCCGGTAATCAAACTGCCGTCTACCATTTCGTAAAGATCAACTAGTTGACGTGTAGGTACATAAGTGCTATTTCCGTTCTGTTGACTGTAGGGAGCTAGTATTTGAAAGGCATTGTGTGGATAGCTGTTTTTTTGATATTGCCTGGCTAGTATCGTTTCCGAACCATTCGCTGCATCATAACCAAAAAGACTACCATATGTGGGGTGTAGACTATATACGCCCAAATTGATCACGGCAGTGGCCGCATCAGCTGCTTGTTGATAGCGCTCAGCCCATAAATTTGCTCTGGCCTTCAAAGCTAGGGCAGCGCCTTTCGTTATTCGACCGATATCACCACCGGTGTACGATAAAGGTAGGGCCTGCGCGGCTTCCTCAAGTTCTTTGTCTACGAAATCCCATATGTTTTCCGAAGGTGTACGAGTTAAGGTACGAGCATCCTCCACCGAAATAGTTTCGGTGATAAGCGGGACATCACCAAACAGGCCAACGAGCTTAATATACTGATAAGCCCTTAATGTTTTTGCCTCTGCTTTATATCTAGCCAAAAGGTCGGCGTCGTCAAGTGCTACTCTATCTACATTTTCGAGAAAATAATTGGTCGCACGAATCCCTTTATAGGCATTTGCCCACTCTGCATCGACTTTACTATTCGTGCCATCATATACGCCCAATGCGATTTGAGCATCAACGGCAAAGTTTTGGTTAACATGGCCGATTTCAGTCAAAGCGTCAAAGCTGAAAATATTGGTGGTATCTAAATCTAAATATAGGGCATTAACGGCGGATGAAGCATCTGCCGGAGAATTCCAAAAGACGTCCTCGGAAACCCGGTCTGTAGGGACTGTTTCCAGCAGGTCGCGGTCGCACGATACCATGAGGAACGTGATCATGATAGCTGCCGTTGCCGGGAATATTTGATGGAGAGTTGTTTTCATCTGTTTGTTTATAAATATTTTAATCCTGTTGGGGTTCATTTCTCAGTTTGTTTAGTAGGTTAAATTTATGCCAAGGGTGTAAAGCGACGTTTGCGGATAATAAACCGCGCGGCCCGATCCTACTTCAGGATCGAGATTCCATTCGTTTAGTTTGGAAAATGTCAGCAGATTTGTTCCTGATATGTAAACGCGCGCCCGCTGTAGGTGTAGTTTCTTGGCAACTTGCTCTGGTAACGCATAAGCTAACTGAACGTTCTTCAATCGAAGATAGGATGCATCAACTACCAGTCGGTCTGAAGTAGCCACATTTCGTAAGTCAAATTTGATTGGCCTTGGGAATCTTGCATCTGGATGCTCTGGTGTCCAATAGTTATTGGCATATACCTGATGGGTAAAACCTTCTTGATTACCCATTTCAGCAAGCGCACCCGCCAGTCGTGTGTCTACGTCCGCAGCCCCCTGTAAGAGTACGTTGAGTTCGAATGACTTGTAACTGAATGATGAATTTAGACCAAAGGTATAGATGGGAAATGGGTTGCCTATAGCTTCCATATCATTGGAATTAATCAGCCCATCTCCGTTCAGATCGAGGTATTTAACATCACCAGGCTGTGTATTGGCGGCATATGTGGCGCCATAGGCAGCAATTTCCTCTGCGGATTGAAAGAGACCATCTGTCCGGTAACCCCATAAGGTATTTACTGGTAAACCTGTTTGTATGATATAACGTGGATCGATATCTGAGCCATTAATGTAGGGGCCTGTACCTTTGAGGTCGATTACCTCATTATGATTGATGTTAAAATTTGCCGAGACACTATAATTAAATCGATCTGCCCCTCTATTGGAGTTATACCCCAAGCTGAATTCCCAGCCCTTATTTTCTACAGACCCGGCGTTTTGAGGAGGAGCGATTAACCCAACCGTGGA
This Olivibacter sp. SDN3 DNA region includes the following protein-coding sequences:
- a CDS encoding RagB/SusD family nutrient uptake outer membrane protein, with amino-acid sequence MKTTLHQIFPATAAIMITFLMVSCDRDLLETVPTDRVSEDVFWNSPADASSAVNALYLDLDTTNIFSFDALTEIGHVNQNFAVDAQIALGVYDGTNSKVDAEWANAYKGIRATNYFLENVDRVALDDADLLARYKAEAKTLRAYQYIKLVGLFGDVPLITETISVEDARTLTRTPSENIWDFVDKELEEAAQALPLSYTGGDIGRITKGAALALKARANLWAERYQQAADAATAVINLGVYSLHPTYGSLFGYDAANGSETILARQYQKNSYPHNAFQILAPYSQQNGNSTYVPTRQLVDLYEMVDGSLITGNPNYNPLEPTNNRDNRLKFSVYTKGDQLPSNATFNPAPNSGTADAIGGTYIASTTGFNVKKYVVQEDFANPGNSGIPLMLIRYAEVLLTLAEAKLELGQLDETLYQALNQLRNGRTDVKQPSVTTRNTDDLREIIRRERTIELAFEGLHLFDIRRWKSAEQVLPGPVYGMTYVNNSGEAVTVRVVAVERNFVSRHYLWPIPQNERYLNENLTQNPGW
- a CDS encoding bestrophin family protein encodes the protein MIVRKTLNLKAIYEFGGHHLWWLAAWMSLITVLYHYTHWKWITIPWLPMSVIGTAVAFYVGFKNNQSYDRLWESRKIWGAIINNSRMLATMVKHFVASDTIDQQTLQQLKKRMLYRHIAYLYTLREQLLVPTEWEHVNLRWLFGSYNRKRRDRLWTAYRKELEELSTRPYLESEELASYEGLANKATHLIDRQTEDLAKLYRNGCVNMMQHIELQRVLNSFYDEQGKAERIKKFPFPRQYGSFSLVFVSIFVFLLPFGIVAEFSKLGDDVVWLCIPFGVLVGWIYVLMEMIGDYSENPFEGLFNDAPMLSICRTIEIDLLQMLGENNIPKPIQPKNGILM
- a CDS encoding nuclear transport factor 2 family protein — encoded protein: MPVNIHVPKDCDKAPKRRLIRDLRIAFIKKDIDFIQNHLAPDIILDIVGAEVVTGIDQVLNHIKTAENEELREFTIAQLISHGKFAASNGSFVFQKKTFAFADHYEFTSAGSSKIKKITSYIIQV